A stretch of the Cheilinus undulatus linkage group 11, ASM1832078v1, whole genome shotgun sequence genome encodes the following:
- the LOC121518053 gene encoding cytochrome P450 3A27-like, protein MGFIPDFSIETWTLIAFVIALITVYGYAPYGFFKKIGVRGPKPLPFIGTFLEYRKGIHNFDTECFNKYGRIWGLYDGRQPLLAIMDTAMIKTILVKECYSVFTNRRDIGLNGPLRDAVSIVEDDAWKRIRSILSPSFTSGRLKEMYKIMMHHSENLIKSLHKKVDADEVIEVKEVFGPYSMDVVTSTAFSVDIDSINHPSDPFVANIKKMVNFSFMNPLLVLIVLFPFFGPIFEKMDVSFFPASVLEFFYNFLKKIKSDRSKNEHKSRVDFMQLMVDAQASGNDKEGTDSEKKELTDNEILAQAMIFIFAGYETSSSSLGFLAYNLATNPHIQKKLQEEIDETFPNKSRPTYEALMQMEYIDMVLNESMRLYPIGNRIERMSKASVEVNGLTIPKGTTIMIPVYTLQRDPALWDEPDTFKPERFSKENKDNIDPYAFLPFGAGPRNCIGMRFALVMMKLAMVEILQNFSFVPCKETEIPVELSVDAFTTPKNPIKLKLKAREPAAA, encoded by the exons ATGGGCTTTATCCCGGACTTTTCCATCGAAACTTGGACTTTAATAGCATTTGTCATCGCTCTCATCACAGT GTATGGGTATGCTCCATATggcttttttaagaaaataggCGTCCGTGGACCCAAACCCTTACCGTTTATTGGAACATTTCTGGAGTACAGAAAG GGGATTCACAATTTTGACACAGAATGCTTCAATAAATATGGACGAATTTGGGG GCTCTACGATGGCAGGCAACCTCTTTTGGCTATCATGGACACGGCCATGATCAAAACTATCCTGGTCAAGGAGTGTTACTCTGTCTTTACCAACAGGCGG GATATTGGCCTAAATGGACCCCTACGTGATGCTGTGTCCATAGTAGAGGATGATGCATGGAAGAGGATTCGCAGTATATTGTCGCCATCCTTCACCAGCGGGCGactaaaagag ATGTACAAGATAATGATGCATCACTCTGAGAACCTGATCAAGAGTCTCCACAAGAAAGTAGACGCAGATGAAGTCATAGAGGTGAAAGA AGTATTTGGACCATACAGTATGGATGTTGTGACCAGCACTGCCTTCAGTGTGGACATTGATTCCATCAACCATCCCTCTGACCCCTTCGTAGCAAACATCAAGAAAATGGTTAACTTCAGTTTCATGAACCCGTTGTTGGTGTTAATCG TTCTCTTTCCATTCTTTGGGCCAATTTTTGAGAAGATGGATGTGTCTTTCTTCCCtgcttcagtgttggagttctTCTACAACTTTCTTAAGAAGATCAAGTCAGACCGCAGCAAGAATGAGCACAAA AGCAGGGTGGACTTCATGCAGCTGATGGTGGATGCTCAGGCATCAGGGAATGACAAAGAGGGCACAGACTCTGAAAAAAAAG aGTTGACTGATAACGAGATCCTTGCTCAGGCCATGATCTTCATCTTTGCTGGCTATGAAACCAGCAGCAGCTCGCTGGGGTTTTTAGCCTACAACTTGGCAACCAATCCTCACATTCAAAAGAAGCTCCAAGAGGAGATTGATGAAACATTCCCAAACAAG AGTCGGCCAACCTATGAGGCTCTGATGCAGATGGAATACATTGACATGGTGCTGAATGAGTCAATGAGGCTCTACCCAATTGGTAACCGAATAGAGCGGATGTCAAAGGCCTCTGTTGAGGTGAACGGCTTGACCATCCCTAAAGGAACAACCATCATGATACCAGTTTACACTCTACAACGTGATCCAGCTCTGTGGGATGAGCCAGACACCTTTAAACCAGAAAG gTTCAGCAAAGAGAACAAAGACAACATTGATCCATATGCATTCCTACCCTTCGGAGCAGGGCCCAGGAACTGTATTGGCATGCGTTTTGCTCTTGTGATGATGAAGTTGGCAATGGTGGAGATCCTGCAGAACTTTAGCTTTGTCCCATGCAAAGAGACAGAG ATCCCAGTGGAACTTAGTGTTGATGCATTTACAACACCTAAGAATCCAATCAAACTGAAGCTGAAGGCAAGAGAACCTGCTGCTGCTTGA